In Planctomycetota bacterium, the sequence CTCACCGCCCGCGTAGCCGGAGACGACGTCCGTCACACCGACGACGGCCTCCATGCCCAGCTCCGTGCACCAGAAGCACCCGCCCGCCAGCACGATCTGAGCCGAATCCTGCCCGGCCGCCGGGGCGATCTTGTCCGTCGGCTCCGGCGGCACGACGACGGGCGCAGCGGCGGCACGGGTCAACGTGATGGCTCCGAGAGCGACGACAGCTCCAACGGCGACGACGAAAAGACGGCTGCTCATAGCGACAATCATTGCCCGCACCGGCGAAAGTCGCATCGCGGCTTTTGGAGACAACCCACCGACCCCACCATTGAACCGTGAGCAACCGTCTCAGCCGCGGGCATACTGCCCGCGGTTTCTTCCCGATCGTTGGCTCGCTCTCAACCAGTCGAACCGCGGGCTGTAAGCCCGCGGCTACCGGAACCCGCTCCCGGAGCGATTCCGTCGCGAAGTGCAGCTTGCGTTGGGTCTCGAAGCTCCGACACTCCTTGCTATGAGCCAGCCGCCTGACGAGCGAAACGAAGATGGGGTTCTTGAAGCCGAGGTGGTGGAGCCCGACCGTCGGTCGATCGGCGAGCTGTCACAGCAACTCGGTTACGCCGGCGTCAACACGCTGCCGATCGCTGACAACTCGGGCCGCGCGAGCGCGGCTCGGGGTTTGATCCTGGCTCACGTGATCTTCGATTTGGTGTTCATTGCTGGAAGCGTGCTTCTCCTTGTTGCCCTTCTGGCAGGTTTTGATGTCGAAGAGATGTTCACGGACGGCGGGCAACCCATCTCCGGCATGATTGCTATCGGCGTGGCCTTCATGTGCATCGGTTTGGCTTACCTCTTGGTCGTCGTGCTGGCCTACGTCTACTACTTCATGTGGCAGTATCGCGCTGCCTGGAACGTGCGGATCGCTGGAAGAACGACGCATTTCACGCCCGGCTGGGGTGTCGGCTGGTGGTTCATTCCGTTCGCCAATCTCGTCATGGTCGGGCGCGTCCTGCAGGACCTCTGGCAAGCCGCCGGCCGGGGTACGGCTGAGGCCGTTGATGGGCTGCCAACTCGGGTGCACCTGTTCTTCTGGCTGTCGTTTGCGATCTCTCTCGCTTCGTTTCTCTTGGGTTTTGCATCGCCACAAGATCCGAATCGACCATTCGAGATCACGCCGGTGGGCCACATGGTGACGCTGCTCGACATCGTGTCGAGCGGGCTGTGGATTGTCTTTCTTCTGCTCCTTCGAAAGTTTGTCGCTGCTCTCCAGACAGAGCAGCCGATGCATGGTCCGCCACTGCAACGTTGACGTGCATCAATCCGCCGGGACGCAGCGGTCCTGCGCCCAGTGGCGGAGCTCCTGGATTTGCTCGCGGCGGGTGACTGACAGAGGCGGGCTCTCCTGCAGGGCACGTTCGACGGTGTCGGTCGTGATGTCGCCGCCGGCGTCGAAGGCGCGGTAGAGGGCGGAGACGATCGCCTGCTCGATCTCGGCACCGCTGTAGCCGTCGCTGGCGGCGACGAGGCGGTCGAGGTCGAAGTCGTCGGACTTTCGCTTCCGACGCTTCAGGTGAATTTCGAAGATGCGATGGCGTGCCTCCTCGCCCGGCAGGTCGACGAAGAATATCTCGTCGAAGCGGCCCTTGCGCAGCAGCTCCGGCGGCAGGGCGGAGACGTCGTTGGCCGTCGCGATCAGAAACACCGGCTCGCGGTGTTCCTGCATCCAGGTGAGCAGGCTGCCGAACATGCGACGTGACAGCCCGCCGTCGTTGCTCTGGGCGGCAGCACCTGCGAACGCTTTCTCGATCTCGTCGATCCACAGAATGCACGGCGACATCATCTCCGCCTGCCGGAGCGCGCCGCGCAGCCGCTTCTCGCTTTCGCCGATGAACCGGTCGTAGAGGCTGCCGACGTCGAGTCTCAAGAGCGGCCTTCGCCACGCCGTCGCGACGGCCTTGCTCGCCAGGCTCTTGCCAGCACCCTGCACACCGAGCAGCAACAGGCCACGCGCTGCCTCAATGCCGAAGTCGCGGGCCTTCTGTGCGTCGGCATCACGTCGGAGCTGCAGCCAGTGCTTGAGCCGGCTCAGGCCGCCGAGGTCGTCGAGGTCGGTCGGTGCCTCGACGAACTCCAGCAAGCCACCGGCCGCGAGGGAGCGCTTCTTGTGCTTGAGGACGTTGTCCACGTCGTCCGCGTCGAGCTTCTGGTCCGACGCGATCGCATCGACGACGGCCTGCCGTGCCTGGTCGCGCGTCAGTCCGCGAAGGTTGGCGACGATGCCCCGGAGGTCGCTGCCGGTGATGTCTGTTCGCAGCGGCTGGACATTGCGATGGTGGTGCCGGACGGTCTCTTTGACCAGGTCCTCAAGTTCCTGCTCATCGGGAAACGCCAGATCGAGCTGCGTGACCAGATCCTGCGTGAAGCCCGGTGGCTCGTCGTATCCGAGAAGGATGAGCGTGTCGCCCTGATCGCCCAGCTTGTAGGCGACATCCCGAAAAAGGCGACGGTTGGCCGGGTCCTTCTCGAGGTGTTCAGCCAAGTCGACAAAGCAGAAGATCGTGTCGGGCCTGGCGTGTCGCTCCACCCAGGCCAGTGCGCCGCCGGGCTCTCTGGTCTCGTCGAAGCCGAGGCCGTCCTTGACGAGCCCGTCCCGCAGGCCGTTGACGCAGTCCCAGACGAAGAGACTCTGCCGCGACTGCATGGCCGCCTCGCGGACGACGGAGAGGGCGTATCGCTCCTCCGCGGTCGTGATCGCGACCGCGGCGTGTCGAGCCTGGAGCAGCTTGAGGAGCTCGTCACGGTTCGTCAGAGGCATGGCGCTCTGTTATACTGGAGAAGCATGGACCCGAAAGTGTTTGACTCTGAATTCCGAGACCTTCGAGCCCGCCAGCCGTTCCAGCCATTCCTCATGTTTTTCGAGGACGGTGGCTACGTAATCGTTGACCACCCGGAGTCGGTGATGGTGCGAAACAATCGCGGGGTACACATGGACCGCACCGGTTCCAAGACATTCTTCGAGCCACAGGCCGTGACAAGGCTGAAGGAGATCGTCGACGAGCCCGAGCGAGTCGGCTGAGTCGTCCGCTAGCATGTCGGCCGTGAGCCGGTATCTCTTCCCGATCCTGTTCGTCGCGGTCCTGCTGCTCCCGTTCGCGCTCCGGGCGGCCTTGTCGACTGACGAAGCACCCGAGACCGTCGAGGCGACGGAAGATGCTGCCCGGCTCGTCGTGCTCACACCGCACAATTCGGACATCAAAAGCGAGTACGCCCGCGCGTTTTCTCGCTGGCATCGCAATCGGTTCGGCTACGACGTCCGACTCGACTATCGCACCATCGGTGGCACCAACGACATCGTCAAAGCCCTGGCCACGTTCTACGGCAAGGTCCGTGAAGACAACGACGGCGAGCTTCCACCGATTGGAGAGATGGAGGGCGTGCCGTACCACATCGTCTGGGGCGGTGGTGACTTTGTGTTCAATGTCGAGCTGG encodes:
- a CDS encoding AAA family ATPase, which encodes MPLTNRDELLKLLQARHAAVAITTAEERYALSVVREAAMQSRQSLFVWDCVNGLRDGLVKDGLGFDETREPGGALAWVERHARPDTIFCFVDLAEHLEKDPANRRLFRDVAYKLGDQGDTLILLGYDEPPGFTQDLVTQLDLAFPDEQELEDLVKETVRHHHRNVQPLRTDITGSDLRGIVANLRGLTRDQARQAVVDAIASDQKLDADDVDNVLKHKKRSLAAGGLLEFVEAPTDLDDLGGLSRLKHWLQLRRDADAQKARDFGIEAARGLLLLGVQGAGKSLASKAVATAWRRPLLRLDVGSLYDRFIGESEKRLRGALRQAEMMSPCILWIDEIEKAFAGAAAQSNDGGLSRRMFGSLLTWMQEHREPVFLIATANDVSALPPELLRKGRFDEIFFVDLPGEEARHRIFEIHLKRRKRKSDDFDLDRLVAASDGYSGAEIEQAIVSALYRAFDAGGDITTDTVERALQESPPLSVTRREQIQELRHWAQDRCVPAD
- a CDS encoding DUF4328 domain-containing protein — protein: MEPDRRSIGELSQQLGYAGVNTLPIADNSGRASAARGLILAHVIFDLVFIAGSVLLLVALLAGFDVEEMFTDGGQPISGMIAIGVAFMCIGLAYLLVVVLAYVYYFMWQYRAAWNVRIAGRTTHFTPGWGVGWWFIPFANLVMVGRVLQDLWQAAGRGTAEAVDGLPTRVHLFFWLSFAISLASFLLGFASPQDPNRPFEITPVGHMVTLLDIVSSGLWIVFLLLLRKFVAALQTEQPMHGPPLQR